The Novosphingobium kaempferiae genome includes a window with the following:
- a CDS encoding AMP-dependent synthetase/ligase encodes MEIEDFDRSANVVSLFLARADALGEAPMLWAKRDGQWHAISWAEAARRVCLLAASLRRLGLRDGERVLIVSENRPEWCLADLAIMAAGCVTVPTYTTNTTRDHIHILENSGARAAIVSTAKLGKALLPAIVQTDMCRHVIGMEPLVPMQGGAYETHMWEELLEGDAVAARTAVEQRMAGVGRADLACIIYTSGTGGAPRGVRQHHGMLLSNVAGAAQIIEQDFGWDQGPDKREIFLSFLPLSHAYEHTGGQLLPIGLGGQIYYSEGLEKLAANIEEVRPTVMVVVPRLFEVLRTRIMKQIEKQGAVANRLMDWAIGGGLRRLNGKRGLIDYPLDILIERTLRPKIRARFGGRIKALVSGGAPLNPEIGVFFDAMGLTLLQGYGQTEAGPIISCNRPAAGVKFDTVGPALRGVEVKIADDGEILVRGELVMSGYWQNEAATANVLKDDWLHTGDIGHIDVRGRIAITDRKKDMIVNDKGDNVSPQKVESMLTLQPEIAQAMVSGDRRPYIVGLIVPDADWALQWARDNGENFNFRALQDLPVFRAAIRSAIDRVNADLSVIEKVRQFTFADEPFSIENEEMTPSLKIRRHKLKERYGARLDALYRV; translated from the coding sequence ATGGAAATCGAAGACTTCGACCGCAGCGCCAATGTCGTCTCGCTGTTCCTCGCCCGCGCCGATGCGCTGGGCGAGGCGCCGATGCTCTGGGCCAAGCGCGATGGGCAGTGGCACGCGATCAGCTGGGCCGAGGCGGCGCGTCGCGTCTGCCTGCTCGCCGCATCGCTGCGCCGGCTGGGTCTGCGCGACGGCGAGCGGGTGCTGATCGTCTCGGAGAACCGGCCCGAGTGGTGCCTTGCCGACCTTGCCATCATGGCGGCGGGCTGCGTCACGGTGCCCACCTACACCACCAACACCACCCGCGATCACATCCACATCCTCGAGAACTCGGGCGCGCGCGCCGCGATCGTCTCGACCGCGAAGCTGGGCAAGGCGCTGCTGCCCGCCATCGTCCAGACCGACATGTGCCGTCATGTGATCGGTATGGAGCCGCTCGTGCCGATGCAGGGCGGGGCCTACGAGACGCACATGTGGGAGGAACTGCTCGAAGGCGATGCCGTCGCCGCGCGCACCGCCGTCGAGCAGCGGATGGCCGGGGTCGGGCGGGCCGACCTTGCCTGCATCATCTACACCAGCGGCACCGGCGGAGCCCCGCGCGGGGTGCGCCAGCATCACGGCATGCTGCTGTCCAACGTGGCGGGTGCGGCGCAGATCATCGAGCAGGATTTCGGCTGGGACCAGGGCCCGGACAAGCGCGAGATCTTCCTCTCGTTCCTGCCGCTCAGCCACGCCTACGAGCATACCGGCGGGCAGTTGCTGCCGATCGGGCTGGGCGGGCAGATCTACTATTCGGAAGGGCTGGAGAAGCTCGCCGCCAACATCGAGGAAGTGCGCCCGACCGTGATGGTCGTCGTCCCGCGTCTGTTCGAAGTGCTGCGCACGCGCATCATGAAGCAGATCGAGAAGCAGGGCGCGGTCGCCAACCGGCTGATGGACTGGGCCATCGGCGGCGGCCTGCGCCGTCTCAACGGCAAGCGAGGCCTCATCGACTACCCGCTCGACATCCTGATCGAGCGCACCCTGCGCCCCAAGATCCGCGCTCGGTTCGGCGGACGGATAAAGGCGCTGGTCTCGGGCGGCGCGCCGCTCAACCCCGAGATCGGCGTGTTCTTCGACGCGATGGGGCTGACGCTGCTGCAGGGCTACGGCCAGACCGAGGCCGGGCCGATCATCAGCTGCAACCGCCCTGCGGCGGGCGTGAAGTTCGACACCGTCGGCCCGGCGCTGCGCGGGGTCGAGGTCAAGATCGCGGACGACGGCGAGATTCTCGTGCGCGGCGAACTGGTCATGTCGGGGTACTGGCAGAACGAGGCGGCGACGGCCAACGTCCTCAAGGATGATTGGCTCCACACGGGCGACATCGGCCACATCGACGTGCGCGGGCGCATCGCCATCACCGACCGCAAGAAGGACATGATCGTAAACGACAAGGGCGACAACGTCTCTCCGCAGAAGGTCGAGTCCATGCTGACGCTCCAGCCGGAGATCGCGCAGGCCATGGTTTCGGGTGACCGGCGGCCCTACATCGTCGGCCTGATCGTGCCTGACGCCGACTGGGCGCTGCAATGGGCGCGCGACAACGGCGAGAACTTCAATTTCCGCGCCTTGCAGGACTTGCCCGTCTTCCGTGCCGCGATCCGTAGCGCCATCGACCGGGTCAACGCCGACCTCTCGGTGATCGAGAAGGTGCGCCAGTTCACTTTCGCCGACGAGCCGTTCTCCATCGAGAACGAGGAAATGACACCCAGCCTCAAGATCCGTCGCCACAAGCTGAAGGAGCGGTACGGGGCGCGGCTCGACGCACTTTATCGCGTCTAG
- a CDS encoding zinc-binding metallopeptidase family protein, which yields MRAFPCPNCRRLNHFEVRVCPGCNATLGYDPAIDGFRFLADDATVWRDSGGEVAEVVVCANNNDYQICNWLVASDDTTPMCRACRHNRTIPDLSEPSVPPRWGKIEAAKRRLFHTLMKLGLPLETKAEEGPGTQGLAFDFLYDAAAEQAGSPQIYTGHDGGVITLNLIEADDAERERARHAMGEPYRTLLGHFRHEVGHHYWSRLVETDPAELEAFRAVFGDERIDYQQALQAHYDDDGSKVWTDDFVSFYATSHPWEDFAETFAHYLHIVDVVATAGGFDLSLAALPGDEAGLEVELDFNPYTADTRALAETMGPLSFAMNAINRSMGQPDLYPFHLSDAIVAKVDYVHNLVAKARDGAVVQVAEPVTVPA from the coding sequence ATGCGTGCCTTTCCCTGCCCCAACTGCCGCCGTCTCAATCACTTCGAGGTCCGGGTCTGCCCCGGCTGCAACGCGACGCTGGGTTACGACCCGGCGATCGACGGCTTCCGCTTCCTTGCCGACGACGCCACGGTGTGGCGCGACTCCGGGGGCGAGGTGGCCGAGGTCGTCGTCTGCGCCAACAACAACGACTACCAGATCTGCAACTGGCTGGTGGCGAGCGACGACACCACGCCGATGTGCCGCGCCTGCCGCCACAATCGCACGATCCCGGACTTGTCCGAGCCTTCCGTCCCGCCGCGCTGGGGCAAGATCGAGGCGGCCAAGCGCCGCCTGTTCCACACCCTGATGAAGCTGGGCCTGCCGCTGGAGACCAAGGCCGAAGAAGGGCCGGGAACGCAGGGCCTGGCCTTCGATTTCCTCTACGATGCTGCCGCCGAGCAGGCGGGCAGTCCGCAAATCTACACCGGTCACGACGGCGGCGTCATCACGCTCAACCTGATCGAAGCTGACGATGCCGAGCGTGAGAGGGCACGTCACGCCATGGGCGAGCCCTATCGCACGCTGCTCGGCCATTTCCGGCACGAAGTGGGCCATCACTACTGGTCGCGGCTGGTTGAGACCGACCCGGCGGAACTCGAAGCGTTCCGCGCCGTCTTCGGGGACGAGCGGATCGACTACCAGCAGGCGCTGCAGGCGCACTACGACGACGACGGTTCGAAGGTCTGGACCGACGATTTCGTCAGCTTCTATGCCACGTCACACCCGTGGGAGGACTTCGCGGAGACGTTCGCGCACTACCTCCACATCGTCGACGTGGTGGCGACGGCGGGCGGTTTCGACCTGTCACTGGCGGCATTGCCGGGCGACGAGGCGGGGCTGGAAGTGGAGCTGGACTTCAACCCCTACACCGCCGACACCCGTGCGCTGGCCGAGACGATGGGGCCGCTGTCCTTCGCGATGAACGCGATCAACCGCTCGATGGGCCAGCCCGACCTCTATCCCTTCCACCTCTCCGACGCGATCGTCGCCAAGGTGGATTATGTCCATAACCTTGTCGCCAAGGCGCGCGACGGGGCGGTGGTTCAGGTGGCGGAGCCGGTCACGGTTCCGGCCTGA